The Candidatus Kryptonium sp. genome contains a region encoding:
- a CDS encoding T9SS type A sorting domain-containing protein, producing the protein MDDDKSSMCFKLGLRNLLFFIFALTITVSQSFAQRISFIQYPNEVVRGERFAIKLDVLSEPDDTILVILSTDGDITLSESYLIGDSILNIEPARLNQFSTVRNNLPKGFVGRRMFFFVDTLTHSSALRSYVFVASTKSVGEIQLKFLPVKFSIDSLIFDPSELEKAQVNIKVKNYIEKTAGLCVRFEKDGFIRFNVNEKFSAKNGFTLSFWMRATSMRGRAISIRSGIDRSFITVGLKAGNIFLSMSNSIGKYEITLPKFVSDGNWHNVLIIASGTENILRFYVDGEKIDEIFIPNLSQFEVNRPIVRLENVSIDEVVMFKARKSELVQRLPRYFVKVDSDIFFFLKFENETINISGNVSNLEYSGVKFIPSSAPICSPEIKISAEMKGNDITIIWEIEDPIFVDKFVVERKIKDEIFQPVYQVSSSDQKRYVFVDNTVESNAVYYYRVKRINKDGSSEYSDEVKIGIGLNKDFEIIGNFPNPFNSETKIIYHLFNDTYVRLTVYDIVGREIAVLVDGFQSAGRKEVLFNLGNVKINEMTSGIYLYKLQTQRGYEVRKMIVIK; encoded by the coding sequence ATGGACGATGATAAAAGTTCAATGTGTTTTAAATTAGGTTTGCGTAATCTTTTGTTTTTCATCTTTGCGTTGACTATAACAGTTTCTCAATCTTTCGCGCAGAGAATCTCGTTTATACAATATCCAAATGAGGTTGTAAGAGGCGAGAGGTTCGCTATTAAGCTTGATGTGTTATCTGAACCTGATGACACAATTTTAGTAATTCTTTCTACCGATGGGGACATAACTCTAAGTGAGAGCTATTTAATCGGAGATTCAATTCTCAACATTGAGCCAGCAAGATTAAATCAGTTCTCAACCGTGAGAAACAATTTGCCGAAAGGATTTGTCGGTAGGAGAATGTTTTTCTTTGTTGATACATTAACACATTCGTCTGCTTTGCGAAGTTATGTGTTCGTAGCGAGCACCAAGTCAGTTGGTGAAATTCAGTTGAAATTTTTACCTGTGAAATTTTCTATTGATTCCCTGATCTTTGATCCATCTGAATTAGAAAAAGCCCAAGTCAATATCAAAGTTAAAAATTATATTGAAAAAACGGCGGGTCTTTGTGTAAGATTTGAAAAGGATGGTTTTATTAGATTTAATGTAAACGAAAAATTTAGCGCAAAGAATGGTTTCACGCTTTCGTTCTGGATGAGAGCAACATCAATGAGGGGAAGAGCAATTTCAATTAGGTCGGGGATTGATAGAAGCTTTATCACGGTCGGGCTAAAAGCTGGAAATATATTCCTTTCAATGAGCAATTCAATTGGGAAATACGAAATAACACTGCCGAAGTTTGTAAGCGATGGGAATTGGCACAATGTTTTAATAATAGCAAGCGGAACCGAAAATATCTTGAGATTTTATGTTGATGGAGAAAAAATTGATGAAATCTTCATACCGAATCTCTCACAGTTTGAGGTCAACCGTCCCATTGTGAGGCTTGAGAATGTTTCTATTGATGAAGTTGTAATGTTCAAAGCAAGAAAATCAGAACTTGTCCAGCGACTCCCGAGATACTTTGTCAAGGTTGATAGCGATATATTTTTCTTTTTAAAGTTTGAAAACGAAACGATCAACATCTCTGGAAATGTAAGCAACCTTGAATATAGTGGTGTTAAGTTTATTCCATCTTCTGCGCCAATTTGTTCTCCAGAGATAAAAATTTCGGCCGAGATGAAAGGAAATGACATCACAATAATCTGGGAAATTGAAGATCCTATATTTGTTGATAAGTTCGTCGTGGAGAGAAAAATAAAAGACGAAATCTTTCAACCTGTTTATCAAGTTTCATCTTCCGATCAGAAAAGGTATGTCTTCGTTGATAATACAGTTGAAAGCAACGCAGTTTATTATTACAGGGTCAAACGAATTAACAAAGATGGGAGTTCCGAATATTCTGATGAGGTCAAAATAGGAATTGGTTTAAACAAGGATTTTGAGATCATTGGAAATTTCCCAAATCCGTTTAATTCCGAAACAAAGATAATTTATCATCTTTTCAACGATACCTATGTCCGATTGACCGTTTATGACATAGTAGGTCGTGAGATTGCCGTTTTAGTTGATGGGTTTCAAAGCGCAGGAAGAAAGGAAGTTTTATTTAATCTCGGGAATGTTAAGATCAACGAGATGACAAGCGGAATTTATTTGTATAAACTTCAAACACAACGCGGATATGAGGTAAGAAAAATGATAGTCATAAAATGA
- a CDS encoding alpha-amylase family glycosyl hydrolase, with protein sequence MIDLSGEWLFKVDPEDVGLSQFWYSANFDRTDWEKVEVPSFWERYSNFSKHDGIAWYYKSFEVKRIDKGKKYAILFGGVDDDCGVWLNGELVGEHRGYSDDFYFDVTKFLKQGINEIVVMVYDHGGPGGIYKPVAIVEYSEIADLLKSEFYYKKARKSEEWVKDAVIYEIYPRAFSREGTFKEIEKEIPRLKDLGINVIWLMPIHPIGKEKRKGTLGSPYSVKDYYEINPEYGTKEDFKSLVKTAHENGIRVIIDLVINHTAWDNELIRKHPDWYSKNDEGEIISPNSDWTDVADLNYDNPELRRYMLDVMKYWIREFDIDGYRCDVAELVPIDFWNEARKELDKIKPVLMLAEGSLPEQHLEAFDLTYSWNVYDALARIIRKGHLPSVLDNVLESEKYKFPKGALRLRFNENHDKPRAVKFFGDEGALVSAVIVNTIPGVPLIYNGQEYGDTTNLSLFEKQVMSRDESERGRKFYSFYKKLFNFRKNSLALKRGEMIKAKTLNDDKIYAFWRKYEDEVVLVVANLSTWGVTTKLQVDEILKKKIKNGKVKFYDVFEDRNAEVKIDEFVNFKLEPLGFKLIQIF encoded by the coding sequence ATGATTGACTTAAGTGGCGAATGGCTTTTTAAAGTTGACCCAGAAGATGTTGGGCTTTCACAGTTTTGGTATTCTGCTAATTTTGATAGAACTGATTGGGAAAAAGTTGAAGTGCCGAGCTTTTGGGAAAGATATTCTAATTTTTCAAAGCACGATGGAATTGCATGGTATTATAAAAGTTTTGAGGTCAAAAGAATTGACAAAGGGAAAAAATACGCAATTTTATTTGGTGGCGTAGATGACGATTGCGGAGTTTGGTTAAATGGTGAATTGGTTGGTGAACATCGTGGATATAGCGATGATTTTTATTTTGATGTGACGAAATTTTTAAAACAAGGGATAAATGAGATTGTCGTGATGGTTTATGATCACGGTGGACCTGGTGGGATTTACAAGCCAGTTGCAATAGTTGAATATTCGGAAATCGCTGATCTTTTGAAAAGCGAGTTTTATTACAAAAAAGCAAGAAAAAGTGAAGAATGGGTTAAAGATGCCGTAATTTACGAAATCTATCCAAGGGCATTTTCAAGAGAAGGAACATTTAAAGAGATAGAAAAAGAGATCCCACGGCTTAAAGATCTTGGGATAAATGTCATATGGCTTATGCCGATTCATCCGATTGGAAAAGAAAAAAGAAAAGGAACGCTCGGAAGCCCATATTCAGTAAAAGATTACTACGAAATAAATCCTGAATACGGAACGAAAGAAGATTTCAAATCGCTCGTTAAAACAGCGCATGAAAATGGAATAAGGGTCATAATTGATCTTGTGATAAATCACACCGCTTGGGACAATGAGTTAATTAGAAAACATCCTGACTGGTATTCCAAAAACGATGAAGGGGAGATAATATCCCCAAATTCTGACTGGACAGATGTCGCTGATTTAAATTACGATAATCCAGAGTTAAGAAGATACATGCTTGATGTGATGAAATACTGGATCAGAGAGTTTGACATTGATGGCTATCGCTGTGATGTTGCTGAGCTTGTCCCGATTGATTTTTGGAACGAAGCGAGAAAAGAGCTTGATAAAATTAAACCTGTGCTGATGCTTGCGGAGGGAAGCTTGCCAGAACAGCATCTTGAGGCGTTTGATTTAACATATAGTTGGAATGTTTACGATGCACTCGCAAGGATAATAAGAAAGGGGCATTTGCCTTCCGTTCTTGACAATGTGCTTGAAAGCGAAAAATACAAGTTCCCGAAAGGAGCGTTGAGATTGCGATTTAACGAAAATCACGATAAACCAAGAGCTGTTAAGTTCTTTGGAGATGAAGGCGCGCTCGTTTCAGCTGTTATCGTAAATACAATTCCAGGCGTCCCACTCATTTACAATGGACAGGAATATGGCGATACGACAAATCTTTCACTTTTTGAAAAGCAAGTGATGTCAAGGGACGAGAGCGAAAGAGGGAGAAAATTTTACTCGTTCTATAAAAAATTGTTTAACTTTAGAAAAAATTCTCTTGCTCTGAAAAGAGGAGAAATGATCAAAGCGAAAACTCTAAATGATGATAAGATCTACGCTTTCTGGAGAAAATACGAAGACGAAGTTGTCCTCGTCGTGGCGAATCTTTCAACATGGGGCGTGACGACCAAACTGCAGGTTGATGAAATTTTGAAGAAAAAAATTAAAAATGGAAAAGTTAAATTTTACGATGTCTTTGAAGACAGAAACGCAGAGGTTAAAATTGATGAATTCGTGAACTTCAAACTTGAACCGCTCGGATTTAAACTCATCCAAATTTTTTAA
- a CDS encoding secondary thiamine-phosphate synthase enzyme YjbQ, with the protein MKSYTEYLTFNTKNKREIINITDKVNEALKKSGIKEGFCLVSAMHVTAAVFVNDDEDGLLEDLSEWLEKLAPFNPNYKHHRTGETNADAHLKSLLIHHEVIIPVTDGRLDFGPWQQVFYAEFDGQRRKRVVIKIIGE; encoded by the coding sequence ATGAAATCTTACACCGAGTATTTAACCTTCAACACAAAAAACAAGCGTGAGATAATTAACATCACTGATAAAGTAAACGAAGCATTGAAGAAGAGCGGAATAAAAGAAGGTTTTTGCCTTGTTTCAGCAATGCATGTGACCGCAGCAGTTTTTGTCAACGATGATGAAGATGGTCTGCTTGAAGATTTAAGCGAATGGCTTGAGAAACTTGCCCCATTTAATCCAAATTATAAACATCACAGAACTGGTGAAACAAACGCAGATGCTCATCTAAAAAGCTTGCTGATCCATCACGAGGTAATTATCCCTGTCACAGATGGACGGCTTGATTTCGGACCATGGCAACAAGTTTTCTACGCTGAATTTGACGGTCAAAGAAGAAAAAGAGTCGTGATTAAAATTATCGGCGAGTGA
- the nuoI gene encoding NADH-quinone oxidoreductase subunit NuoI — translation MTEIKTNGRPRTREIKRKANMNLLERLYLPEIIKGLSITFRQIFKPKVTFEYPDVKWQPPASFRGRPVLVVDDETGVERCVACGLCARVCPALAIEVVADETELDKERYPKKFEINMLRCIYCGLCEEVCPEEAIVMSKEYELVFTNREEAIFGKDKLLVPASKLKDRLEFLKQMR, via the coding sequence ATGACGGAGATAAAAACAAACGGAAGACCGAGGACAAGGGAGATAAAGCGAAAGGCGAATATGAATCTGCTTGAACGACTTTATCTTCCTGAAATTATAAAGGGTTTGAGCATAACATTTCGTCAGATATTCAAACCGAAGGTTACATTTGAATATCCAGATGTTAAGTGGCAACCACCAGCTTCGTTCCGCGGAAGACCTGTCCTTGTGGTTGATGATGAAACAGGAGTTGAAAGATGCGTTGCTTGTGGACTATGTGCAAGGGTATGTCCAGCGCTTGCTATTGAAGTTGTAGCTGATGAAACTGAACTTGATAAGGAACGATATCCGAAAAAATTTGAAATAAATATGTTGCGTTGTATATACTGCGGGCTTTGCGAAGAGGTCTGTCCAGAAGAAGCGATCGTGATGAGCAAAGAATATGAGCTTGTTTTCACAAATAGAGAAGAAGCCATATTCGGGAAAGATAAACTTTTAGTGCCAGCTTCAAAATTAAAAGATCGGCTTGAATTTTTAAAACAGATGCGATAA